GCACCTGAAAAAGCGCCAGACGCCCCGCAAGAAGTGCCCTTGGGGTACAAGGCGAGAGGAGAGAGGTTTGGTGGTTCCAAATGAGCGACGAACAACGCAGTATGGCGCTTTTTCAGATGCAACCCGAAGGGCTAGCACGCATTTTCCACCCAGCGGCGTTGTCGCTCGCTTATGTGGGCCAACCACACCGCGCTCGCTCCGCCTTGCTGGGTGAAAAATGCGTACTGGCAGGACTATTAAAATGATTGTTAACACCCCCCTAAGTCTCTATCCCTAATTAATGAGTAATATTTCCCTATAATGAGTAATATTTTTCAATACGTTTTATGGTTTATCGTGGCCATTGCTATTTTGGTGACCGTGCATGAATTTGGTCATTATTGGGTAGCGAAAAAACTGGGTGTCAAGGTGTTGCGTTTTTCGATTGGCTTTGGTCGCCCCTTATTTTCATGGCGCCGAGGTCTTGACAACACAGAGTATGTGGTCGCAATGATACCCTTAGGTGGTTACGTCAAAATGCTGGACGAAGGCGAGGGTGAGGTAGCTCCAAAAGAGCAGCATCGTGCATTTAATCGTCAGTCATTAAAAACACGATTTGCTGTGGTTGCAGCGGGCCCAATGGCTAATTTTCTCTTTGCCATTGTTGTCTATGCGGTGATATTTATGGTGGGTATACCCGCCATAAAACCGGTGATAGGTGGCGTAACAGAAAATTCTATTGCGAGTCGTGCTGGCTTATCGCCTGATACCACCATTATTTCTATCGCAGGTAAAGCGACCAGTAGCTGGCAACAGGTCAACACGCGTTTGCTCGATCATTTGTTTGATACGGCGCCGTTAGAAATCATTGTTAAAGATAGCCACCAGGTGTCCAGTCATCATGAGCTGTTGCTAGCCGGTTTCGCGGCAGAGCTTGAGCGTGGTGACCTACTTACTCAGCTTGGCATTAAACCGTTTAGACCAAGCTTGCCAGCAACCATTGACACTGTCTTGGTCGATGGTGCTGCAGCGAGCGCCGGTTTGCAAAAAGGTGATACCGTTATTGCTGCCGACGGTGAACCGGTTAGCGACTGGCTATCTTGGGTTGGTATTGTTTTACGCCATCCAGGAAAGGAGATGGTGGTTGAAATTTTGCGTAATGAAGAGTCGTTGCATTTGAGGTTGACGCCAACACCACAAGAACGTGATGGCGCTATTATTGGGTTTATTGGCGCATCGGTTTCTGTGCCTGAGGGCTTAATGCAAGAGCATCGCACTTTAATTCAGTATTCGCCGTTTGAAGCGGTTTGGCGAG
The sequence above is a segment of the Gammaproteobacteria bacterium genome. Coding sequences within it:
- the rseP gene encoding RIP metalloprotease RseP, with the translated sequence MSNIFQYVLWFIVAIAILVTVHEFGHYWVAKKLGVKVLRFSIGFGRPLFSWRRGLDNTEYVVAMIPLGGYVKMLDEGEGEVAPKEQHRAFNRQSLKTRFAVVAAGPMANFLFAIVVYAVIFMVGIPAIKPVIGGVTENSIASRAGLSPDTTIISIAGKATSSWQQVNTRLLDHLFDTAPLEIIVKDSHQVSSHHELLLAGFAAELERGDLLTQLGIKPFRPSLPATIDTVLVDGAAASAGLQKGDTVIAADGEPVSDWLSWVGIVLRHPGKEMVVEILRNEESLHLRLTPTPQERDGAIIGFIGASVSVPEGLMQEHRTLIQYSPFEAVWRGIEKTWTISALTIKFLFNMIIGKASIDNLSSPISIAQYAGQSANAGWLPFVSFMAVISISLGVLNLLPVPMLDGGHLLYYVLELFTGKPPSEQVQVVGQQVGIVLIIMLMSVALYNDLAHIFG